Proteins encoded together in one Paracoccus sp. SMMA_5_TC window:
- a CDS encoding SRPBCC family protein yields MTADSAWADWPLDREIVLARVLDASPEAVFDAWTDPAQITAWFGPEGMVIETHAIDLTEGGVWRFDMVAADGTRYGNRMTFLILDRPHRIEVEHGADRDDDPGRFRMLVTFDAQSDGKTVLTLRQMHPSRAQRQATIGFGAVEYGVQTLDKLARHLAARAARAGA; encoded by the coding sequence TTGACCGCTGACTCCGCCTGGGCCGACTGGCCGCTCGACCGCGAGATCGTCCTTGCCCGGGTGCTCGATGCCAGCCCCGAGGCGGTGTTCGACGCCTGGACCGATCCCGCCCAGATCACCGCCTGGTTCGGACCCGAGGGCATGGTCATCGAGACCCATGCCATCGACCTGACCGAGGGGGGTGTGTGGCGCTTCGACATGGTGGCGGCGGACGGCACCCGTTACGGCAACCGCATGACCTTCCTGATCCTGGACCGCCCGCACCGGATCGAGGTCGAACACGGCGCGGACCGCGACGACGACCCGGGCCGGTTCCGCATGCTCGTCACCTTCGACGCGCAGTCGGACGGCAAGACGGTGCTGACGCTGCGCCAGATGCACCCCTCGCGCGCGCAGCGGCAGGCGACCATCGGCTTCGGCGCGGTCGAATACGGTGTCCAGACGCTCGACAAGCTGGCCCGGCACCTTGCCGCGCGCGCGGCAAGGGCAGGCGCGTGA
- a CDS encoding heme biosynthesis HemY N-terminal domain-containing protein, translating to MLLSALKIMIFFAIVLAVTLGAMQLAEYGQGFRLVYGGTEYVLGPVQAVIAVLIAVLLGWLLVKLIGLILAFVRFLLGDETSITRYFARSRERKGYEALSEGMLAVASGEGRLAQDKAARAARFLDKPHVTDLLAAQAAEVAGDRATAAEVYRRMLSDPRTRFVGVRGLMRQKLDEGDLPTALKLAEKAYALKPRHGEVQDMLLELQTRQGDWKGARAVLKDKRQQGQLPKDVHIRRDAVLALKEASEVLAEGNSISAREAAISANRASPDLIPAAVLAARSYIAQGDSRNASRVLQKTWSVRPHPAIAAAYAEIVPDEKPAARLRRFEDLMRQNPDHEETRLLRAELLLAAEDFPGARRALGDLAEKHPTVRSLSILAAVERGEGSDDAVVRGILAKALVASRGPQWVCDKCHNVMAEWSPVCDSCGGFDTLTWREPETPAWGAATTNGVEMLPLLVGKPAAGAGSDRVLATSAPPVPEATPEGMDAAATGAEPPAPRATVEVANVPPGMVPRESDYRVVPAAEPDGAEPAMTVTDPEPPLSHRPAATPDAPSEPVATPRRSPVIAGAEDILPVRPDVEPPEARPSGPEPRRG from the coding sequence ATGCTGCTTTCGGCGCTGAAAATCATGATCTTCTTTGCCATCGTGCTGGCGGTGACGCTGGGTGCGATGCAACTTGCCGAATATGGCCAGGGCTTCCGTCTGGTCTATGGCGGCACGGAATATGTGCTTGGCCCGGTGCAGGCGGTGATCGCGGTGCTGATCGCGGTGCTGCTGGGGTGGCTGCTGGTCAAGCTGATCGGGTTGATCCTGGCTTTCGTGCGCTTTCTGCTTGGCGATGAAACCTCGATCACCCGCTATTTTGCGCGCTCGCGCGAGCGCAAGGGTTACGAGGCGCTGTCCGAGGGGATGCTGGCGGTTGCTTCGGGCGAAGGGCGTCTGGCGCAGGACAAGGCGGCGCGGGCGGCGCGTTTTCTGGACAAGCCGCATGTCACCGACTTGCTGGCGGCGCAGGCCGCCGAGGTGGCCGGTGACCGCGCCACCGCTGCCGAGGTCTATCGCCGCATGCTGTCCGATCCGCGCACGCGTTTTGTCGGCGTGCGCGGGCTGATGCGGCAAAAGCTGGACGAAGGCGATCTGCCCACCGCGCTGAAGCTTGCCGAAAAGGCCTATGCGCTCAAGCCGCGGCACGGCGAGGTGCAGGACATGCTGCTGGAATTGCAGACCCGGCAGGGCGACTGGAAGGGCGCCCGCGCCGTGCTGAAGGACAAGCGCCAGCAGGGACAACTGCCCAAGGACGTGCATATTCGCCGCGATGCGGTGCTGGCGCTGAAGGAAGCCTCGGAAGTCCTGGCCGAGGGCAATTCGATCAGCGCGCGCGAGGCGGCGATTTCGGCCAACCGCGCCAGCCCCGACCTGATCCCTGCGGCGGTGCTGGCGGCACGCAGCTATATCGCGCAAGGTGATAGCCGAAATGCCAGCCGTGTGTTGCAAAAGACGTGGAGCGTGCGGCCCCATCCCGCGATCGCGGCAGCCTATGCCGAAATCGTTCCCGATGAAAAACCCGCCGCGCGTCTGCGTCGGTTCGAGGATCTGATGCGCCAGAATCCCGATCACGAGGAAACGCGGCTGCTGCGCGCCGAATTGCTGCTGGCGGCCGAAGATTTTCCCGGGGCCCGCCGCGCCCTGGGTGATCTGGCCGAAAAGCACCCCACGGTCCGGTCGCTGTCGATCCTGGCGGCGGTCGAACGTGGCGAAGGGTCCGATGACGCGGTGGTGCGCGGCATTCTGGCCAAGGCGCTGGTGGCCAGCCGCGGCCCGCAATGGGTCTGCGACAAATGTCATAACGTCATGGCCGAATGGTCGCCCGTCTGCGACAGTTGCGGCGGGTTCGACACCCTGACCTGGCGCGAGCCGGAAACCCCTGCCTGGGGGGCTGCGACCACGAACGGCGTCGAGATGCTGCCGCTGCTGGTGGGCAAGCCCGCTGCCGGTGCCGGGTCCGACCGGGTTCTTGCCACTTCGGCGCCGCCGGTGCCGGAGGCAACCCCCGAAGGGATGGATGCGGCCGCCACCGGGGCCGAGCCGCCTGCGCCGCGTGCGACCGTCGAGGTCGCGAATGTGCCTCCCGGAATGGTGCCGCGCGAATCCGACTATCGGGTGGTGCCCGCTGCCGAGCCTGACGGGGCCGAGCCGGCCATGACCGTGACCGATCCCGAGCCGCCGCTGTCCCATCGCCCCGCCGCGACGCCCGACGCGCCGTCGGAACCTGTTGCCACCCCGCGCCGGAGCCCGGTGATTGCGGGTGCCGAGGACATCCTGCCCGTGCGCCCCGATGTCGAGCCGCCCGAGGCTCGGCCCTCGGGGCCGGAACCGCGCCGCGGTTGA
- a CDS encoding ArsR/SmtB family transcription factor, whose amino-acid sequence MENNSQRLDHAFAALADPTRRAIVARLTQGEASVGDLAQPFAIGLPTMLKHIAALERGGLIVSRKTGRVRRCALVPDALRQTEAWLSAHILAWEARLDRLEAHLNRIKKDSDLDR is encoded by the coding sequence ATGGAAAACAATTCGCAGCGACTCGACCATGCCTTCGCCGCCCTCGCCGATCCGACCCGGCGCGCCATCGTCGCGCGGCTGACGCAGGGCGAGGCATCGGTCGGCGATCTGGCCCAGCCCTTCGCCATCGGCCTGCCGACGATGCTCAAGCATATCGCCGCGCTCGAACGCGGCGGGCTGATCGTGTCGCGAAAGACGGGCCGGGTGCGGCGCTGTGCGCTTGTCCCCGACGCCCTGCGCCAGACCGAGGCCTGGCTCTCCGCCCACATCTTGGCCTGGGAAGCTCGGCTCGACCGGCTGGAGGCGCATCTGAACCGCATAAAGAAGGATTCCGACCTTGACCGCTGA
- a CDS encoding SRPBCC family protein → MPDTIEKSLHLNAPPERVWRALSDAAEFGRWFRAEVTGELREGATLACRSLYPGTEHMRWDMRILTMEPGRRLVWDWPAFDGKAFPGDPDSDARLTVSITLAPEGAGTRLTLVESGFADLPEGPGLAVWQRNEGGWTMQMQNIADHVAA, encoded by the coding sequence ATGCCCGACACGATCGAGAAATCCCTGCACCTGAACGCCCCGCCCGAACGGGTCTGGCGCGCGCTGAGCGACGCGGCCGAATTCGGCCGCTGGTTCCGCGCCGAAGTCACGGGAGAGTTGCGCGAGGGCGCGACGCTTGCCTGCCGCAGCCTTTATCCCGGCACCGAGCACATGCGCTGGGACATGCGCATCCTGACGATGGAGCCGGGCCGGCGGCTGGTCTGGGACTGGCCGGCCTTCGACGGCAAGGCCTTTCCCGGCGATCCCGACAGCGACGCGCGCCTCACGGTGTCGATCACGCTGGCGCCCGAGGGCGCGGGCACGCGGCTGACGCTGGTGGAATCGGGCTTTGCTGACCTGCCGGAGGGGCCGGGGCTTGCCGTCTGGCAGCGCAACGAAGGCGGCTGGACCATGCAGATGCAGAACATCGCCGACCATGTCGCAGCCTGA
- a CDS encoding ArsR/SmtB family transcription factor → MSQPEPRAPDPVPVFAALGDATRAGILRRLAREGRLSLTQLARGAPITRQAVSRHVAVLEAAGLIAARRAGRELHLTLTPAPLVRAADWLAEVNSAWDGALERLARQVEEDRD, encoded by the coding sequence ATGTCGCAGCCTGAGCCGCGCGCGCCCGATCCGGTGCCGGTCTTTGCCGCGCTGGGCGATGCGACCCGCGCGGGCATCCTGCGGCGGCTGGCGCGCGAGGGGCGGCTGAGCCTGACGCAACTGGCGCGCGGCGCGCCGATCACCCGCCAGGCGGTCAGCCGCCATGTCGCAGTGCTCGAGGCCGCGGGACTGATCGCCGCCCGCCGCGCGGGGCGCGAACTGCACCTGACCCTGACCCCGGCACCGCTTGTCCGGGCGGCGGACTGGCTTGCCGAAGTCAACTCGGCCTGGGACGGCGCGCTGGAAAGGCTCGCGCGGCAGGTCGAGGAAGATCGGGACTGA
- the arsJ gene encoding organoarsenical effux MFS transporter ArsJ, which translates to MLSDGALRMLVLLHFNALGFSPVQLAWLFLLYEVAGVVTNLAAGWLAARFGLAATLYAGLALQIAALLGLTLLDPAWGIAASVVFVMAVQGVSGVAKDLAKMSSKSAVKLLAPTEQGALFRWVAVLTGSKNAVKGLGFFLGAALLALAGFDAALWGMAAVLAAILLAVVLFLPAGLPGRVSSKESWSGWRSRDLRVNRLSLARMFLFGARDVWFVVGVPIYFQSVLSDGTAEGRREAFFLIGGFMALWIIGYGAVQAMAPRLLGGKAQPEAAITRKAILWSGLLVPIPFALALAAWAAGGPAPWLTGTLIAGLLLFGFVFAVNSSVHSYLILAYGSAQRITRDVGFYYMANAAGRLIGTLLSGVSYQIGGLGLCLATAGLLALASWLAARRLAPDRDGMA; encoded by the coding sequence ATGCTGTCGGATGGCGCGCTGCGCATGCTGGTGCTTTTGCATTTCAACGCGCTGGGGTTTTCCCCGGTGCAGCTGGCCTGGCTGTTTCTGCTGTATGAGGTGGCGGGGGTGGTGACCAACCTTGCCGCCGGCTGGCTGGCGGCACGTTTCGGCCTGGCGGCGACGCTTTATGCGGGGCTGGCGCTGCAGATCGCGGCGCTGCTGGGGTTGACCCTGCTGGACCCGGCCTGGGGAATCGCGGCTTCGGTCGTGTTCGTCATGGCGGTGCAGGGGGTGTCGGGCGTCGCCAAGGATCTGGCCAAGATGTCGTCGAAATCGGCCGTGAAGTTGCTGGCACCCACGGAACAGGGCGCACTGTTTCGCTGGGTGGCGGTGCTGACCGGTTCCAAGAACGCAGTGAAGGGCCTGGGCTTCTTTCTGGGCGCGGCGCTGCTGGCGCTGGCGGGCTTCGACGCGGCGCTGTGGGGCATGGCGGCGGTGCTGGCCGCGATATTGCTGGCGGTGGTGCTGTTTCTGCCTGCGGGTCTGCCCGGTCGGGTATCGTCCAAGGAAAGCTGGTCGGGCTGGCGGTCCCGCGACCTGCGGGTGAACCGGCTGTCGTTGGCGCGCATGTTCCTGTTCGGAGCGCGCGATGTCTGGTTCGTGGTCGGGGTGCCGATCTATTTCCAGTCGGTGCTGTCGGACGGCACCGCCGAAGGCCGGCGCGAGGCGTTTTTCCTGATCGGCGGCTTCATGGCGCTGTGGATCATCGGCTATGGGGCCGTGCAGGCGATGGCGCCGCGGCTGCTGGGCGGCAAGGCCCAGCCCGAGGCCGCGATCACCCGCAAGGCGATCCTGTGGTCGGGGCTGCTGGTGCCGATCCCCTTTGCGCTGGCGCTGGCGGCTTGGGCGGCGGGTGGGCCGGCGCCATGGCTGACCGGTACGCTGATCGCGGGCCTGCTTCTGTTCGGCTTTGTCTTTGCGGTCAATTCCTCGGTCCATTCCTATCTGATCCTGGCCTATGGCTCGGCGCAGCGGATCACCCGCGATGTGGGGTTCTACTACATGGCCAATGCGGCGGGCCGGCTGATCGGCACGCTGCTGTCGGGGGTCAGCTATCAGATTGGCGGGTTGGGCCTGTGTCTGGCCACCGCCGGGCTGCTGGCACTGGCCAGCTGGTTGGCCGCGCGGCGGCTGGCGCCGGATCGGGACGGCATGGCCTAG
- a CDS encoding ArsJ-associated glyceraldehyde-3-phosphate dehydrogenase: MARIALNGLGRIGKLVLRDLIDKGQGDQIVLLNDAQGDAEQHALLMEFDSVHGRWSTPVRHLPGALALGGHTIPLHHERTIEALPLAALGVDLVIDCTGVFKTAAKVAPYYAAGVRTVLVSAPIKDAAALNLVYGVNHHLYDGSQALVTAASCTTNCLAPVVKVIHENLGIRHGSITTIHDVTNTQTIVDRPAKDMRRARSALMNLIPTTTGSATAITLIYPELKGRLNGHAIRVPLLNASLTDCVFEVERATSVDEVNALLSGAAEGALQGILGFERRPLVSGDFTNDPRSAIIDGPSTMVVNGTQVKIYAWYDNEWGYACRMGDLARMILGAM; the protein is encoded by the coding sequence ATGGCCCGTATCGCATTGAACGGATTGGGACGTATCGGCAAGCTGGTGCTGCGTGACCTGATCGACAAAGGCCAGGGCGATCAGATCGTGCTGCTGAACGATGCCCAGGGCGATGCCGAACAGCACGCGCTGCTGATGGAATTCGACAGCGTGCATGGCCGCTGGTCCACTCCGGTCCGGCACCTGCCCGGTGCGCTGGCCCTGGGCGGTCACACCATCCCGCTGCATCATGAAAGGACCATCGAGGCGCTGCCGCTGGCGGCACTGGGGGTCGATCTGGTGATCGACTGCACTGGTGTGTTCAAGACCGCGGCCAAGGTGGCGCCCTATTACGCCGCCGGCGTCAGGACGGTGCTGGTCAGCGCGCCCATCAAGGATGCGGCGGCACTGAACCTGGTCTATGGGGTGAACCATCATCTTTACGACGGTTCGCAGGCGCTGGTCACGGCTGCTTCCTGCACCACCAACTGCCTGGCGCCGGTGGTCAAGGTCATTCACGAAAACCTGGGCATCCGCCACGGTTCGATCACCACCATCCATGACGTGACCAACACCCAGACCATCGTGGACCGCCCGGCCAAGGACATGCGCCGCGCGCGTTCGGCGCTGATGAACCTGATCCCCACCACCACGGGCAGCGCCACGGCGATCACGCTGATCTATCCCGAACTCAAGGGGCGGCTGAACGGCCATGCCATCCGCGTGCCGCTCTTGAACGCCTCGCTGACCGATTGCGTGTTCGAGGTCGAGCGGGCGACGAGCGTCGACGAGGTGAACGCCCTGCTGTCTGGGGCGGCCGAGGGCGCGCTGCAGGGCATTCTGGGTTTCGAGCGGCGGCCGCTGGTGTCGGGCGATTTCACCAATGATCCGCGATCCGCGATCATCGACGGGCCCTCGACGATGGTGGTGAACGGCACCCAGGTCAAGATCTATGCCTGGTATGACAACGAATGGGGCTATGCCTGTCGCATGGGCGACCTGGCGCGGATGATCCTGGGGGCGATGTGA
- a CDS encoding 1-deoxy-D-xylulose-5-phosphate synthase N-terminal domain-containing protein — protein MTPTDLSHLKTIEQRLLWLSHWMIHHANHIRPKVDAIKIGGHQASSASMVSIMTALYFHALRPQDRVAVKPHAAPVFHAMQYLMGHLDRARMENFRGYGGVQSYPSRTKDVDDVDFSTGSVGLGVAITCFAALVQDYIAAKDWGRDLPLGRMVALVGDAELDEGNIYEALQEGWKNDLRNCWWIIDYNRQSLDGIVREGLFARVEKIFDAFGWDVVRVKYGALQRAAFAEPGGEALRDWIDRCPNQEYSALTFMGGAVWRRRLLEDLGDQGPVSALIERRSDTELAALMENLGGNCVQTMAEAFDAIDHDRPTCFLAYTVKGWGTPIAGHKDNHGGLMNPTQFAVWQRHMGVPPGQEWEPLAGVPDPAALRDFLNRVPFFAQGRRRHQDARIAVPDIALDSDRTISTQAAFGKILDDLSKGDSALAARIVTMSPDVTGTTNLGPWVNRRKLFARQAQADAFIEHRIPSTAKWEFTPQGQHIELGIAEMNLFLLLGAAGLGHSLFGKRLFPIGTVYDPFVHRGLDALNYACYQDARFIIAGTPSGVTLAPEGGAHQSIGTPLTGLSQDGLAAFEPAFADELAVIMHWAFDYLQRDGEGDPDERTWLRDETGGSVYLRLTTNPLEQPGRRHDDAFRQGAIDGAYWLRPPGPNCDVVIAYQGAVAPEAIAAAGIIGEHRRDVGVLAITSADRLNAGWTAAQRARARGNRAARSHIERLLAPLPRDCLIVTAIDGHPATLAWLGAVAGHPTVPHGVEHFGQTGTIADLYRHFGLDRQALARSVLELSAGSRG, from the coding sequence ATGACCCCGACCGACCTGTCCCACCTGAAAACCATCGAACAGCGGCTGCTGTGGCTGTCGCACTGGATGATCCACCACGCCAATCACATCCGACCCAAGGTCGATGCCATCAAGATCGGCGGGCATCAGGCCTCGTCGGCGTCGATGGTGTCGATCATGACGGCGCTGTATTTCCATGCGCTGCGCCCGCAGGACCGGGTCGCGGTCAAGCCGCACGCGGCGCCGGTGTTTCACGCCATGCAATATCTGATGGGCCATCTGGACCGCGCCCGCATGGAAAATTTTCGCGGCTATGGCGGGGTGCAAAGCTATCCCAGCCGCACCAAGGATGTGGATGACGTGGATTTCTCGACCGGGTCGGTGGGGCTGGGCGTTGCCATCACCTGCTTTGCAGCCCTGGTGCAGGATTATATCGCCGCCAAGGACTGGGGGCGCGACCTGCCCCTGGGCCGCATGGTGGCGCTGGTCGGCGATGCGGAACTGGACGAAGGCAATATCTACGAGGCCCTGCAAGAGGGATGGAAGAACGATCTGCGCAACTGCTGGTGGATCATCGACTATAACCGCCAGTCGCTGGACGGCATCGTGCGCGAAGGGCTGTTCGCCCGCGTCGAAAAGATCTTCGACGCCTTCGGTTGGGACGTGGTGCGGGTGAAATACGGCGCCTTGCAACGGGCGGCCTTTGCCGAACCGGGCGGTGAGGCGCTGCGCGACTGGATCGACCGTTGCCCGAACCAGGAATATTCGGCGCTGACCTTCATGGGCGGCGCGGTCTGGCGGCGGCGATTGCTCGAGGATCTGGGCGATCAGGGCCCGGTCAGCGCGCTGATCGAGCGTCGCTCGGACACCGAGCTGGCGGCGCTGATGGAAAACCTGGGCGGCAATTGCGTGCAGACCATGGCCGAAGCCTTTGACGCCATCGACCACGACCGGCCGACCTGCTTTCTGGCCTATACGGTCAAGGGCTGGGGCACCCCCATCGCCGGGCACAAGGACAACCACGGCGGGCTGATGAACCCCACGCAATTCGCCGTCTGGCAGCGCCATATGGGCGTGCCGCCCGGACAGGAATGGGAACCCCTGGCCGGCGTGCCCGATCCGGCGGCGCTGCGCGACTTTCTGAACCGGGTGCCGTTTTTTGCCCAGGGTCGGCGGCGGCATCAGGACGCGCGCATCGCCGTGCCCGACATCGCCCTGGACAGCGACCGGACGATTTCGACCCAGGCCGCCTTCGGCAAGATCCTGGACGACCTGTCCAAGGGCGACAGCGCGCTGGCCGCGCGCATCGTCACCATGTCGCCCGATGTCACCGGCACCACCAACCTTGGCCCCTGGGTCAACCGGCGCAAGCTGTTCGCGCGCCAGGCCCAGGCCGATGCCTTCATCGAACACCGCATCCCCTCGACGGCGAAATGGGAATTCACCCCCCAGGGCCAGCACATCGAACTGGGCATCGCGGAAATGAACCTGTTCCTGCTGCTGGGTGCGGCGGGGCTGGGCCACAGCCTGTTCGGCAAGCGGCTGTTTCCCATCGGCACGGTCTATGACCCCTTCGTGCATCGGGGGCTGGATGCGCTGAACTACGCCTGTTACCAGGATGCCCGCTTCATCATCGCCGGCACGCCGTCGGGGGTGACGCTGGCACCCGAAGGCGGCGCGCATCAGTCCATCGGCACGCCGCTGACCGGCCTGTCGCAAGACGGGCTGGCGGCGTTCGAGCCCGCCTTTGCCGACGAACTGGCGGTCATCATGCACTGGGCCTTCGATTACCTGCAGCGCGATGGCGAGGGTGACCCGGACGAACGCACCTGGCTGCGCGACGAAACCGGCGGCTCGGTCTATCTGCGGCTGACGACCAACCCGCTCGAGCAGCCGGGCCGGCGCCACGACGACGCCTTTCGCCAGGGCGCCATCGACGGCGCCTATTGGCTGCGCCCGCCGGGGCCGAATTGCGATGTGGTCATCGCCTATCAGGGCGCCGTCGCGCCCGAGGCGATCGCCGCCGCCGGGATCATCGGCGAACACCGCCGCGATGTCGGCGTGCTGGCCATCACCTCGGCCGACAGGCTGAACGCCGGCTGGACGGCGGCGCAGCGGGCGCGGGCCCGTGGAAATCGCGCCGCGCGCAGCCATATCGAACGGCTGCTGGCCCCCCTGCCCCGCGACTGCCTGATCGTCACCGCCATCGACGGGCATCCGGCGACGCTGGCATGGCTGGGCGCGGTCGCGGGCCACCCCACCGTGCCGCATGGCGTGGAACATTTCGGCCAGACCGGAACCATCGCGGACCTTTACCGCCACTTTGGCCTGGACCGTCAGGCCTTGGCGCGTTCGGTTCTGGAACTGTCGGCCGGGTCGCGCGGCTAG
- a CDS encoding arsenate reductase/protein-tyrosine-phosphatase family protein: MEHNRASLAFATLGHPGRLAVFRLLMRFAPRGVRPTEIAEALGIRPNTLSHYLADLTVSGLVGATRQGRSLFYAVDLDLVEALIGYLALDVGRARPDLLAPMLATRKDAAMRDDGFDVLFICSGNSARSIFAEALLRDLGQGRFRAYSAGTRPNTELNPFALEILQRNGHDIAGLRSKHISEFQQPDSPVMDFVFTVCDTAAAEECPPWPGQPITGHWGLPDPVKATGTDAEKALVFAQTYGALRRRIMAFVELPFASLSRISLQARVDEIGSDDKEKA; this comes from the coding sequence ATGGAACACAACCGCGCCAGCCTTGCCTTTGCCACCCTGGGTCATCCCGGTCGCCTGGCGGTCTTTCGACTGCTGATGCGCTTTGCCCCGCGCGGGGTGCGGCCGACCGAGATTGCCGAGGCGCTGGGCATCAGGCCCAATACCCTGTCGCATTATCTGGCCGATCTGACCGTTTCGGGCCTGGTCGGTGCGACGCGGCAGGGGCGGTCGTTGTTCTATGCGGTCGATCTGGACCTGGTCGAGGCGCTGATCGGCTATCTCGCCCTGGACGTCGGCCGCGCCCGACCCGACCTGCTTGCCCCCATGCTGGCCACGCGAAAGGACGCTGCCATGCGCGACGACGGTTTTGACGTGCTGTTCATCTGTTCGGGCAATTCCGCCCGTTCCATCTTTGCCGAGGCGCTGCTGCGCGACCTGGGTCAGGGGCGGTTTCGCGCCTATTCGGCCGGCACCCGCCCGAACACGGAACTCAACCCCTTTGCGCTCGAGATCCTGCAGCGCAATGGCCATGACATCGCCGGTTTGCGTTCCAAACACATTTCCGAATTTCAACAGCCGGATTCGCCGGTGATGGATTTCGTGTTCACCGTCTGCGACACCGCCGCGGCCGAGGAATGTCCGCCCTGGCCCGGCCAGCCGATAACCGGCCATTGGGGGCTGCCCGATCCGGTCAAGGCGACCGGGACCGATGCGGAAAAGGCGCTGGTGTTTGCCCAGACCTATGGCGCGCTGCGGCGCCGGATCATGGCCTTTGTCGAACTGCCCTTTGCCTCGCTCAGCCGGATTTCGCTGCAGGCCCGTGTCGATGAAATCGGCAGCGACGACAAGGAAAAGGCGTGA
- a CDS encoding RNA polymerase factor sigma-54 — MQRQDQRQIRGLKLSQHMRLSLDLLAMDAGRIRRRLRLEASRNPFLVLSEPAESISARQALLGQIGLLRLAREQAELARALVHCLDDHGLLAEPLAEIAGWLEVPVPRIEALLPVLQELEPPGVFARDLPEALALQLRARGRLDPMIGRLLTRLDLVAARDIAAIQAFCGCDAEDASDMIADLHSLSPVSLGDDTPELIAPELLLTADGGLRLLDAPSAMFEGTAGAAATDRQAALARALVAGCNARQATLLRVARLMVATQAGFLLHGRAPRPLTLGDLASRSGLARSTISRCIAGVAMQAPRGTLFLRELLLAPASPDNPELGPRQLRQALQDVIATWPDGLRLSDAALTEELARRGIHLARRTVAKYRADLGVPGWNRGRNIQG; from the coding sequence ATGCAAAGGCAGGACCAACGCCAGATCCGGGGATTGAAGCTGAGCCAGCACATGCGGCTATCGCTTGACCTTCTGGCGATGGACGCGGGCCGCATTCGACGCCGTCTGCGGCTCGAGGCATCGCGCAATCCCTTCCTTGTGCTTTCCGAACCCGCCGAAAGCATCTCGGCCCGTCAGGCACTGCTGGGTCAGATCGGTCTGTTGCGGTTGGCGCGCGAGCAGGCAGAGCTGGCCCGGGCGCTGGTGCATTGCCTGGACGATCATGGTCTGCTGGCCGAGCCGCTGGCCGAGATTGCCGGCTGGCTGGAGGTGCCCGTCCCCCGGATCGAGGCGCTGCTGCCCGTGTTGCAGGAACTGGAGCCGCCGGGCGTCTTTGCCCGCGACCTGCCCGAGGCGCTGGCGCTGCAATTGCGCGCGCGGGGTCGCCTCGACCCGATGATCGGGCGGCTGCTGACGCGGCTGGATCTGGTCGCGGCGCGCGACATCGCCGCGATCCAGGCTTTTTGCGGCTGCGACGCCGAAGATGCGTCCGACATGATTGCCGACCTGCACAGCCTGTCGCCGGTTTCTCTGGGCGATGACACCCCGGAGCTGATCGCGCCGGAACTCTTGCTGACTGCGGATGGCGGCTTGCGGCTGCTTGATGCCCCGTCCGCGATGTTCGAGGGCACAGCTGGCGCGGCTGCGACCGATAGGCAGGCAGCCCTGGCGCGGGCCCTTGTGGCGGGCTGCAATGCGCGTCAGGCCACGCTCTTGCGCGTGGCAAGGCTGATGGTCGCCACGCAGGCCGGGTTCCTGCTGCACGGGCGCGCGCCAAGACCATTGACCCTCGGTGATCTGGCAAGCCGGTCGGGGCTTGCGCGCAGCACGATCAGTCGCTGCATCGCGGGGGTGGCGATGCAGGCTCCGCGCGGCACGCTGTTCCTGCGCGAGTTGCTGCTGGCGCCCGCCAGCCCGGACAACCCCGAGCTTGGCCCGCGACAATTGCGCCAAGCACTGCAAGACGTGATCGCAACCTGGCCAGACGGACTCAGGTTGTCGGATGCCGCGCTTACCGAAGAACTGGCCCGCCGCGGCATACATCTGGCCCGGCGCACCGTGGCGAAATACCGGGCCGATCTGGGCGTGCCGGGATGGAACCGAGGGCGCAACATCCAGGGCTGA